A single region of the Carassius gibelio isolate Cgi1373 ecotype wild population from Czech Republic chromosome A14, carGib1.2-hapl.c, whole genome shotgun sequence genome encodes:
- the LOC128026921 gene encoding endoplasmic reticulum-Golgi intermediate compartment protein 1 translates to MTFDVRRFDIYRKVPKDLTQPTYTGAFISVCCCFFMLFLFLSELTGFIATEIVNELYVDDPDKDSGGKIDVSVNISLPNLHCDLVGLDIQDEMGRHEVGHIENSMKVPLNNGHGCRFEGEFSINKVPGNFHVSTHSATAQPQSPDMTHIIHKLAFGEKLQVQHVQGAFNALGGANRLQSNALASHDYILKIVPTVYEDLGGKQRFSYQYTVANKEYVAYSHTGRIIPAIWFRYDLSPITVKYTEKRQPFYRFITTICAIIGGTFTVAGIIDSCIFTASEAWKKIQIGKMS, encoded by the exons TTTCCGTATGCTGCTGCTTCTTCATGTTGTTCCTCTTTCTCTCAGAGCTGACGGGATTCATCGCTACAgaaat AGTAAATGAATTGTATGTGGATGACCCCGATAAGGACAGTGGGGGGAAGATAGATGTGAGTGTAAACATCAGTTTGCCAAACTTACACTGTGATT TGGTGGGTTTGGACATCCAGGATGAGATGGGGAGGCATGAAGTGGGCCACATAGAGAATTCAATGAAAGTGCCTCTAAACAACGGTCACGGATGCCGCTTTGAAGGGGAGTTCAGTATTAATAAA GTTCCAGGAAACTTTCACGTGTCAACACACAGTGCGACTGCTCAGCCTCAGAGCCCTGATATGACCCACATCATCCACAAACTCGCCTTTGGGGAGAAGCTTCAG GTGCAGCATGTCCAGGGGGCTTTTAATGCATTAGGTGGAGCCAACAGACTTCAGTCCAACG cGTTAGCTTCTCACGATTACATTCTGAAGATCGTCCCTACAGTTTACGAGGACCTGGGAGGGAAGCAGAGATTTTCCTACCAGTACACTGTGGCAAACAAG GAGTATGTGGCGTATAGCCATACTGGACGCATCATCCCTGCGATATGGTTTCGCTATGACCTGAGTCCGATCACAGTGAAATACACAGAGAAGAGACAGCCCTTCTACCGCTTCATCACTACT ATTTGCGCTATCATCGGCGGGACATTCACCGTGGCCGGCATCATTGACTCCTGCATATTCACAGCCTCTGAAGCCTGGAAGAAAATCCAGATTGGGAAAATGTCATGA